Proteins from a genomic interval of Nasonia vitripennis strain AsymCx chromosome 3, Nvit_psr_1.1, whole genome shotgun sequence:
- the LOC100119087 gene encoding leukocyte tyrosine kinase receptor isoform X1, with protein MQARGLRPGRLLPLLGLALAVLAGLMQAGAERRGARGSLKDLQLLLKSKPAGSPTLGQCDFDRVCDWFWNATDGSFQLVKPPLPTQLGPSTDASRRPDGKFLYMPGPGVGQLASRVIPRTGSNCYLEVALYQVAMKRGTINLVIETFNKTSYLASMRSGNDNATWERSKFHLGSLNQEFSIILEMQAPFDNSSIAVDDIDLVNCFPESRSYECTESMFRCNNGSCLKREHVCDLTADCADGEDETGDCDKVPEHAKCNFEGGWCGWSNVRGRPLNWTLHQGPMPSERMGPVADHTYRNGTGTYAYVDMSKTDLQLGSRATINSPIFNPTPPYNHQPGSPYKNSCKVRFFYHQYGSHTVPLGLYLVQLKPQQNYSQQIWRYVKDNSDSWNSQLVTLPDVRYRYYLQFEASKSYASKAVVAIDDISLSPECFGVGVPADILADFNYYDQKIPPEGSVPPKHADFTNKTIVRVSSCGQTGRIGPTPEQCVDQQNGSDALVEVLSGTSTDEGDASLRFKGIQRWIAPSGGYYTIIAMGARGGAGALSMGVTMGAMVRGVIELEKGQQLYFMVGQPGTDACPKSLGAKNDTCSQPGGRNASNEYVSIMKQVKNIEFRDGGGGGGGATYIFTLKPNGEQQPLLIAGGGGGLGPTQFRDDGVQHAKGATPPDRAPYNGVSFKKNAGGGGGWIASSANETSHGPNGMALTKGGIGGIGCGPNNDKGHGDGGFGGGGGGCLSGGGGGGYAGGDTGQVESGNGEGGYSFASADLLHVSFAEKANAGPGEVLIIPAISGCGCDFRCVVVDRHLSETHCLCPAGWQLGNDSKACVTVSEPDPRHQTVMVVLIIVSIGLIIAFSGLCFLLYNRYQNRKELERRRQVMFGNGTELTSLRVVSDSMMTEFNPNYEFAGNLYSFKDLPQIPRDSVTLVKPLGQGAFGEVFQGVYKYSRSEEHPVAVKTLPSVSTSQAEADFMMEALIMSKFEHPNIVQFIGISFDKHPRYIVLELLAGGDLKNFLREERPRPDRPTTLTMQSLIMCAYDVAKGCKYMEEARFIHRDIAARNCLLSCKGPGRVVKIADFGMARDIYRSDYYRKGGKAMLPIKWMPPESFLDGIFTTKTDVWAFGVLLWEIMSFGYMPYTGCANREVMSMVTSGGRLERPAGCPDPIYGIMTRCWHPHPEERPSFSSIVERIGYCLQDPDVINHPTPNYDLLPICEREITIMRPDPETECINVQADSVCHSAQLDGCGYVQPRLNLRPAKYRIGQPAGIVYASLRHGSEDRENRNGPQQPQASPEGSPAREHELDDVCDNREQCQRLEEAAEPNANPRDGGDEKPAAEQGEARGQNGNNGESTTTTDTNSDSIFMPSSRTPPDTASSSPNTRTSSPNHAAGGPLDNGNSGNSGNPNNNVNGVIRKSALKAALSLDPSALCRGAIPYEKMAFSPPKPRLSNPGSAELARKDSLSSHGLPREEECSC; from the exons ATGCAGGCGAGGGGGCTCCGGCCGGGccggctgctgccgctgctcggCCTCGCCCTGGCCGTCCTCGCGGGACTGATGCAGGCGGGAGCCGAGCGGCGGGGCGCGCGCGGCAGCCTCAAAGACCTCCAGCTGCTGCTGAAGAGCAAGCCCGCCGGCAGCCCGACTCTCGGCCAGTGCGACTTCGACAGAGTCTGCGACTGGTTCTGGAACGCGACGGACGGGAGCTTCCAGCTGGTGAAGCCGCCGCTGCCGACGCAGCTGGGGCCCAGCACCGACGCCAGCAGGCGGCCCGACG GCAAGTTCCTCTACATGCCCGGCCCGGGCGTCGGCCAGCTGGCCTCGAGAGTGATCCCGCGCACCGGCTCCAACTGCTACCTCGAGGTCGCGCTCTACCAGGTGGCGATGAAGCGGGGCACGATAAACCTCGTCATCGAGACCTTCAACAAGACCTCCTACCTGGCGAGCATGCGCTCGGGCAACGACAACGCGAC CTGGGAGAGGAGCAAGTTCCACCTGGGCAGCCTCAACCAGGAGTTCAGCATAATCCTGGAGATGCAGGCGCCCTTCGACAACTCGAGCATCGCCGTCGACGACATAGACCTGGTCAACTGCTTCCCGGAGTCGCGCAGCTACGAGTGCACCGAGAGCATGTTCCGCTGCAACAACGGCTCCTGCCTGAAGCGCGAGCACGTCTGCGACCTGACGGCCGACTGCGCCGACGGCGAGGACGAGACCGGCGACTGCG ACAAAGTGCCGGAGCACGCCAAGTGTAACTTTGAGGGCGGCTGGTGCGGCTGGTCGAACGTGAGGGGCCGGCCGTTGAACTGGACGCTGCACCAGGGCCCGATGCCGAGCGAGAGGATGGGCCCCGTGGCCGACCACACCTACCGAAACGGCACAG GGACCTACGCCTACGTGGACATGTCGAAGACGGACCTGCAGCTGGGCAGCCGAGCGACCATCAACAGCCCGATCTTCAACCCGACGCCGCCGTACAACCACCAGCCCGGCAGCCCCTACAAGAACTCGTGCAAGGTGCGCTTCTTCTACCACCAGTACGGCTCGCACACGGTCCCCCTGGGCCTGTACCTCGTGCAGCTCAAGCCCCAGCAGAACTACAGCCAGCAGATCTGGCGATACGTCAAGGACAACAGCGACTCCTGGAACAGCCAGCTGGTCACTCTGCCCGACGTGCGCTACAGGTACTACCTGCAGTTCGAGGCGAGCAAGAGCTACGCCTCCAAGGCGGTCGTCGCCATCGACGACATCTCCCTCAGTCCCGAGTGCTTTGGCGTCG GCGTACCGGCCGACATTCTCGCCGACTTCAACTACTACGACCAGAAGATTCCGCCGGAGGGCAGCGTTCCGCCGAAGCACGCCGACTTCACCAACAAGACGA TTGTCCGAGTGAGCAGCTGCGGCCAGACGGGCAGAATCGGCCCGACGCCCGAGCAGTGCGTCGACCAGCAGAACGGCTCGGACGCGCTGGTCGAGGTGCTGTCGGGCACGTCGACGGACGAGGGCGACGCCTCGCTGCGCTTCAAGGGCATTCAGCGCTGGATCGCGCCCAGCGGTGGCTACTACAC GATCATCGCGATGGGCGCCCGCGGCGGGGCCGGAGCTCTCTCGATGGGCGTCACGATGGGCGCGATGGTGCGCGGCGTCATCGAGCTCGAGAAGGGCCAGCAGCTCTACTTCATGGTGGGCCAGCCCGGCACGGACGCCTGTCCCAAG AGCCTGGGCGCCAAGAACGACACGTGCTCGCAGCCGGGCGGCCGGAACGCCAGCAACGAGTACGTCTCCATCATGAAGCAGGTGAAGAACATCGAGTTCCGAGACGGGGGAGGCGGGGGCGGCGGAGCCACTTACATCTTCACC CTGAAGCCGAACGGCGAGCAGCAGCCTCTGCTGATCGCCGGGGGCGGCGGAGGACTCGGGCCGACGCAGTTCCGCGACGACGGCGTCCAGCACGCCAAGGGCGCGACTCCGCCCGACAGGGCTCCCTACAACGGCGTGTCCTTCAAGAAGAATGCCG GTGGAGGCGGCGGCTGGATAGCCTCGTCGGCGAACGAGACTAGTCACGGGCCGAACGGCATGGCGCTGACCAAGGGCGGCATCGGCGGCATCGGCTGCGGCCCGAACAACGACAAGGGCCACGGCGACGGGGGCTTCGGCGGCGGGGGCGGCGGCTGCCtctccggcggcggcgggggcGGATACGCAG GCGGGGACACCGGCCAGGTCGAGTCGGGCAACGGCGAGGGCGGCTACTCGTTCGCCTCGGCGGACCTGCTCCACGTCTCCTTCGCGGAGAAGGCCAACGCCGGGCCCGGCGAGGTTCTCATCATCCCGGCGATAAGCGGCTGCGGCTGCGACTTTCgctgcgtcgtcgtcgacAGGCACCTCAGCGAGACGCACTGCCTCTGCCCGGCGGGATGGCAGCTCGGCAACGACAGCAAGGCCTGCGTCA CAGTGAGCGAGCCGGACCCGCGCCACCAGACCGTCATGGTCGTCCTCATAATCGTGAGCATCGGCCTGATCATCGCCTTCTCCGGACTCTGCTTTCTGCTAT ACAACCGCTACCAGAACCGCAAGGAGCTCGAGAGGAGGCGCCAGGTGATGTTCGGCAACGGCACCGAGCTCACCTCTCTGCGCGTCGTCTCCGACAGCATGATGACCGAGTTCAACCCCAACTACGAGTTTGCCGGAAACCTCTACAGCTTCAAGGACCTGCCCCAGATACCGCGGGACAGCGTCACCCTCGTCAA ACCCCTGGGCCAGGGCGCGTTCGGTGAAGTCTTCCAAGGCGTCTACAAGTACAGCCGCAGCGAGGAGCACCCGGTGGCCGTGAAGACCCTGCCATCGGTCTCGACGTCCCAGGCCGAGGCGGACTTTATGATGGAGGCGCTGATAATGAGCAAGTTCGAGCACCCGAACATCGTGCAGTTCATCGGCATATCCTTCGACAAGCACCCGCGCTACATCGTTCTCGAGCTGCTCGCCGGCGGCGACCTGAAGAACTTTCTGCGCGAGGAGCGGCCCCGaccg GACCGTCCGACGACGCTGACCATGCAGAGCCTCATTATGTGCGCGTACGACGTGGCGAAGGGCTGCAAGTACATGGAGGAGGCGCGCTTCATCCACCGGGACATCGCGGCGCGCAACTGCCTGCTCAGCTGCAAGGGTCCCGGCCGAGTCGTCAAAATCGCGGACTTTGGCATGGCCCGGGACATTTACCGGAGCGACTACTACCGCAAGGGCGGCAAGGCCATGCTGCCCATCAAGTGGATGCCGCCCGAGAGCTTCCTCGACGGCATCTTCACCACCAAGACTGACGTCTG GGCGTTCGGCGTGCTGCTCTGGGAGATCATGTCCTTCGGCTACATGCCCTACACGGGCTGCGCGAATCGCGAGGTCATGTCGATGGTCACGAGCGGCGGCAGGCTGGAGAGGCCCGCGGGCTGTCCCGACCCGATCTACGGCATAATGACGCGCTGCTGGCACCCGCACCCGGAGGAGCGGCCGAGCTTCAGCAGCATCGTCGAGCGGATAGGCTACTGCTTGCAG GACCCGGACGTGATAAATCACCCGACGCCGAACTACGACCTCCTGCCGATTTGCGAGCGGGAAATCACGATCATGAGGCCCGACCCCGAGACCGAGTGCATAAACGTGCAGGCAGAC AGCGTATGCCATTCTGCGCAGCTGGACGGCTGCGGCTACGTGCAGCCGCGGCTCAACCTCCGCCCGGCCAAGTACCGGATCGGACAGCCAGCCGGCATCGTGTACGCCTCGCTGAGGCACGGCTCGGAGGATCGCGAGAACCGCAACGGGCCCCAGCAGCCGCAGGCCAGCCCCGAAGGCTCGCCGGCCCGCGAGCACGAGCTCGACGACGTCTGCGACAACAGG GAGCAGTGCCAGCGGCTCGAGGAGGCCGCCGAGCCCAACGCGAACCCGCGCGACGGCGGCGACGAGAAGCCGGCGGCGGAGCAGGGAGAGGCTCGCGGCCAGAACGGCAACAACGGCGAGAGCACCACGACCACCGACACCAACAGCGACTCGATATTCATGCCCTCCTCGAGGACGCCGCCGGACACGGCCTCCTCCTCGCCCAACACGCGCACCTCCTCGCCGAACCACGCGGCCGGCGGACCCCTGGACAACGGCAACAGCGGCAACAGCGGCAATCCCAACAACAACGTCAACGGCGTCATCCGCAAGAGCGCGCTCAAGGCCGCGCTGAGCCTCGACCCCAGCGCCCTGTGCCGGGGCGCGATACCCTACGAGAAGATGGCCTTCTCGCCGCCCAAGCCGCGGCTCAGCAATCCCGGCAGCGCGGAGCTCGCGAGGAAG GACTCGCTGAGCAGTCACGGGCTGCCGCGCGAGGAGGAGTGCTCCTGCTGA
- the LOC100119087 gene encoding leukocyte tyrosine kinase receptor isoform X4: protein MQARGLRPGRLLPLLGLALAVLAGLMQAGAERRGARGSLKDLQLLLKSKPAGSPTLGQCDFDRVCDWFWNATDGSFQLVKPPLPTQLGPSTDASRRPDGKFLYMPGPGVGQLASRVIPRTGSNCYLEVALYQVAMKRGTINLVIETFNKTSYLASMRSGNDNATWERSKFHLGSLNQEFSIILEMQAPFDNSSIAVDDIDLVNCFPESRSYECTESMFRCNNGSCLKREHVCDLTADCADGEDETGDCDKVPEHAKCNFEGGWCGWSNVRGRPLNWTLHQGPMPSERMGPVADHTYRNGTGTYAYVDMSKTDLQLGSRATINSPIFNPTPPYNHQPGSPYKNSCKVRFFYHQYGSHTVPLGLYLVQLKPQQNYSQQIWRYVKDNSDSWNSQLVTLPDVRYRYYLQFEASKSYASKAVVAIDDISLSPECFGVGVPADILADFNYYDQKIPPEGSVPPKHADFTNKTIVRVSSCGQTGRIGPTPEQCVDQQNGSDALVEVLSGTSTDEGDASLRFKGIQRWIAPSGGYYTIIAMGARGGAGALSMGVTMGAMVRGVIELEKGQQLYFMVGQPGTDACPKSLGAKNDTCSQPGGRNASNEYVSIMKQVKNIEFRDGGGGGGGATYIFTLKPNGEQQPLLIAGGGGGLGPTQFRDDGVQHAKGATPPDRAPYNGVSFKKNAGGGGGWIASSANETSHGPNGMALTKGGIGGIGCGPNNDKGHGDGGFGGGGGGCLSGGGGGGYAGGDTGQVESGNGEGGYSFASADLLHVSFAEKANAGPGEVLIIPAISGCGCDFRCVVVDRHLSETHCLCPAGWQLGNDSKACVTVSEPDPRHQTVMVVLIIVSIGLIIAFSGLCFLLYNRYQNRKELERRRQVMFGNGTELTSLRVVSDSMMTEFNPNYEFAGNLYSFKDLPQIPRDSVTLVKPLGQGAFGEVFQGVYKYSRSEEHPVAVKTLPSVSTSQAEADFMMEALIMSKFEHPNIVQFIGISFDKHPRYIVLELLAGGDLKNFLREERPRPDRPTTLTMQSLIMCAYDVAKGCKYMEEARFIHRDIAARNCLLSCKGPGRVVKIADFGMARDIYRSDYYRKGGKAMLPIKWMPPESFLDGIFTTKTDVWAFGVLLWEIMSFGYMPYTGCANREVMSMVTSGGRLERPAGCPDPIYGIMTRCWHPHPEERPSFSSIVERIGYCLQDPDVINHPTPNYDLLPICEREITIMRPDPETECINVQADSVCHSAQLDGCGYVQPRLNLRPAKYRIGQPAGIVYASLRHGSEDRENRNGPQQPQASPEGSPAREHELDDVCDNREQCQRLEEAAEPNANPRDGGDEKPAAEQGEARGQNGNNGESTTTTDTNSDSIFMPSSRTPPDTASSSPNTRTSSPNHAAGGPLDNGNSGNSGNPNNNVNGVIRKSALKAALSLDPSALCRGAIPYEKMAFSPPKPRLSNPGSAELARKPVNDVPRTR, encoded by the exons ATGCAGGCGAGGGGGCTCCGGCCGGGccggctgctgccgctgctcggCCTCGCCCTGGCCGTCCTCGCGGGACTGATGCAGGCGGGAGCCGAGCGGCGGGGCGCGCGCGGCAGCCTCAAAGACCTCCAGCTGCTGCTGAAGAGCAAGCCCGCCGGCAGCCCGACTCTCGGCCAGTGCGACTTCGACAGAGTCTGCGACTGGTTCTGGAACGCGACGGACGGGAGCTTCCAGCTGGTGAAGCCGCCGCTGCCGACGCAGCTGGGGCCCAGCACCGACGCCAGCAGGCGGCCCGACG GCAAGTTCCTCTACATGCCCGGCCCGGGCGTCGGCCAGCTGGCCTCGAGAGTGATCCCGCGCACCGGCTCCAACTGCTACCTCGAGGTCGCGCTCTACCAGGTGGCGATGAAGCGGGGCACGATAAACCTCGTCATCGAGACCTTCAACAAGACCTCCTACCTGGCGAGCATGCGCTCGGGCAACGACAACGCGAC CTGGGAGAGGAGCAAGTTCCACCTGGGCAGCCTCAACCAGGAGTTCAGCATAATCCTGGAGATGCAGGCGCCCTTCGACAACTCGAGCATCGCCGTCGACGACATAGACCTGGTCAACTGCTTCCCGGAGTCGCGCAGCTACGAGTGCACCGAGAGCATGTTCCGCTGCAACAACGGCTCCTGCCTGAAGCGCGAGCACGTCTGCGACCTGACGGCCGACTGCGCCGACGGCGAGGACGAGACCGGCGACTGCG ACAAAGTGCCGGAGCACGCCAAGTGTAACTTTGAGGGCGGCTGGTGCGGCTGGTCGAACGTGAGGGGCCGGCCGTTGAACTGGACGCTGCACCAGGGCCCGATGCCGAGCGAGAGGATGGGCCCCGTGGCCGACCACACCTACCGAAACGGCACAG GGACCTACGCCTACGTGGACATGTCGAAGACGGACCTGCAGCTGGGCAGCCGAGCGACCATCAACAGCCCGATCTTCAACCCGACGCCGCCGTACAACCACCAGCCCGGCAGCCCCTACAAGAACTCGTGCAAGGTGCGCTTCTTCTACCACCAGTACGGCTCGCACACGGTCCCCCTGGGCCTGTACCTCGTGCAGCTCAAGCCCCAGCAGAACTACAGCCAGCAGATCTGGCGATACGTCAAGGACAACAGCGACTCCTGGAACAGCCAGCTGGTCACTCTGCCCGACGTGCGCTACAGGTACTACCTGCAGTTCGAGGCGAGCAAGAGCTACGCCTCCAAGGCGGTCGTCGCCATCGACGACATCTCCCTCAGTCCCGAGTGCTTTGGCGTCG GCGTACCGGCCGACATTCTCGCCGACTTCAACTACTACGACCAGAAGATTCCGCCGGAGGGCAGCGTTCCGCCGAAGCACGCCGACTTCACCAACAAGACGA TTGTCCGAGTGAGCAGCTGCGGCCAGACGGGCAGAATCGGCCCGACGCCCGAGCAGTGCGTCGACCAGCAGAACGGCTCGGACGCGCTGGTCGAGGTGCTGTCGGGCACGTCGACGGACGAGGGCGACGCCTCGCTGCGCTTCAAGGGCATTCAGCGCTGGATCGCGCCCAGCGGTGGCTACTACAC GATCATCGCGATGGGCGCCCGCGGCGGGGCCGGAGCTCTCTCGATGGGCGTCACGATGGGCGCGATGGTGCGCGGCGTCATCGAGCTCGAGAAGGGCCAGCAGCTCTACTTCATGGTGGGCCAGCCCGGCACGGACGCCTGTCCCAAG AGCCTGGGCGCCAAGAACGACACGTGCTCGCAGCCGGGCGGCCGGAACGCCAGCAACGAGTACGTCTCCATCATGAAGCAGGTGAAGAACATCGAGTTCCGAGACGGGGGAGGCGGGGGCGGCGGAGCCACTTACATCTTCACC CTGAAGCCGAACGGCGAGCAGCAGCCTCTGCTGATCGCCGGGGGCGGCGGAGGACTCGGGCCGACGCAGTTCCGCGACGACGGCGTCCAGCACGCCAAGGGCGCGACTCCGCCCGACAGGGCTCCCTACAACGGCGTGTCCTTCAAGAAGAATGCCG GTGGAGGCGGCGGCTGGATAGCCTCGTCGGCGAACGAGACTAGTCACGGGCCGAACGGCATGGCGCTGACCAAGGGCGGCATCGGCGGCATCGGCTGCGGCCCGAACAACGACAAGGGCCACGGCGACGGGGGCTTCGGCGGCGGGGGCGGCGGCTGCCtctccggcggcggcgggggcGGATACGCAG GCGGGGACACCGGCCAGGTCGAGTCGGGCAACGGCGAGGGCGGCTACTCGTTCGCCTCGGCGGACCTGCTCCACGTCTCCTTCGCGGAGAAGGCCAACGCCGGGCCCGGCGAGGTTCTCATCATCCCGGCGATAAGCGGCTGCGGCTGCGACTTTCgctgcgtcgtcgtcgacAGGCACCTCAGCGAGACGCACTGCCTCTGCCCGGCGGGATGGCAGCTCGGCAACGACAGCAAGGCCTGCGTCA CAGTGAGCGAGCCGGACCCGCGCCACCAGACCGTCATGGTCGTCCTCATAATCGTGAGCATCGGCCTGATCATCGCCTTCTCCGGACTCTGCTTTCTGCTAT ACAACCGCTACCAGAACCGCAAGGAGCTCGAGAGGAGGCGCCAGGTGATGTTCGGCAACGGCACCGAGCTCACCTCTCTGCGCGTCGTCTCCGACAGCATGATGACCGAGTTCAACCCCAACTACGAGTTTGCCGGAAACCTCTACAGCTTCAAGGACCTGCCCCAGATACCGCGGGACAGCGTCACCCTCGTCAA ACCCCTGGGCCAGGGCGCGTTCGGTGAAGTCTTCCAAGGCGTCTACAAGTACAGCCGCAGCGAGGAGCACCCGGTGGCCGTGAAGACCCTGCCATCGGTCTCGACGTCCCAGGCCGAGGCGGACTTTATGATGGAGGCGCTGATAATGAGCAAGTTCGAGCACCCGAACATCGTGCAGTTCATCGGCATATCCTTCGACAAGCACCCGCGCTACATCGTTCTCGAGCTGCTCGCCGGCGGCGACCTGAAGAACTTTCTGCGCGAGGAGCGGCCCCGaccg GACCGTCCGACGACGCTGACCATGCAGAGCCTCATTATGTGCGCGTACGACGTGGCGAAGGGCTGCAAGTACATGGAGGAGGCGCGCTTCATCCACCGGGACATCGCGGCGCGCAACTGCCTGCTCAGCTGCAAGGGTCCCGGCCGAGTCGTCAAAATCGCGGACTTTGGCATGGCCCGGGACATTTACCGGAGCGACTACTACCGCAAGGGCGGCAAGGCCATGCTGCCCATCAAGTGGATGCCGCCCGAGAGCTTCCTCGACGGCATCTTCACCACCAAGACTGACGTCTG GGCGTTCGGCGTGCTGCTCTGGGAGATCATGTCCTTCGGCTACATGCCCTACACGGGCTGCGCGAATCGCGAGGTCATGTCGATGGTCACGAGCGGCGGCAGGCTGGAGAGGCCCGCGGGCTGTCCCGACCCGATCTACGGCATAATGACGCGCTGCTGGCACCCGCACCCGGAGGAGCGGCCGAGCTTCAGCAGCATCGTCGAGCGGATAGGCTACTGCTTGCAG GACCCGGACGTGATAAATCACCCGACGCCGAACTACGACCTCCTGCCGATTTGCGAGCGGGAAATCACGATCATGAGGCCCGACCCCGAGACCGAGTGCATAAACGTGCAGGCAGAC AGCGTATGCCATTCTGCGCAGCTGGACGGCTGCGGCTACGTGCAGCCGCGGCTCAACCTCCGCCCGGCCAAGTACCGGATCGGACAGCCAGCCGGCATCGTGTACGCCTCGCTGAGGCACGGCTCGGAGGATCGCGAGAACCGCAACGGGCCCCAGCAGCCGCAGGCCAGCCCCGAAGGCTCGCCGGCCCGCGAGCACGAGCTCGACGACGTCTGCGACAACAGG GAGCAGTGCCAGCGGCTCGAGGAGGCCGCCGAGCCCAACGCGAACCCGCGCGACGGCGGCGACGAGAAGCCGGCGGCGGAGCAGGGAGAGGCTCGCGGCCAGAACGGCAACAACGGCGAGAGCACCACGACCACCGACACCAACAGCGACTCGATATTCATGCCCTCCTCGAGGACGCCGCCGGACACGGCCTCCTCCTCGCCCAACACGCGCACCTCCTCGCCGAACCACGCGGCCGGCGGACCCCTGGACAACGGCAACAGCGGCAACAGCGGCAATCCCAACAACAACGTCAACGGCGTCATCCGCAAGAGCGCGCTCAAGGCCGCGCTGAGCCTCGACCCCAGCGCCCTGTGCCGGGGCGCGATACCCTACGAGAAGATGGCCTTCTCGCCGCCCAAGCCGCGGCTCAGCAATCCCGGCAGCGCGGAGCTCGCGAGGAAG CCGGTGAACGATGTTCCCAGGACTCGCTGA